One stretch of Chryseobacterium fluminis DNA includes these proteins:
- a CDS encoding NAD(P)H-dependent oxidoreductase, giving the protein MNYLEALSRRYSVKKFNGEIIPEETLHNILESGKLSASSLGLQPYKILVVESENMRQKLIPAFYNPSQISTCSHLIVIISKKTVEETYITGYFKHISEVRETPLEQLDLFRNSISQHINQKNQDEIFNWAEKQSYIVLANLMYAAAIEGIDTCPMEGFRHDVIESILGIDPETEKVTVTLALGYRSEEDYFQHMKKVRKPNEKLFKFI; this is encoded by the coding sequence ATGAATTATTTGGAAGCTTTAAGCAGAAGATATTCTGTAAAGAAATTTAACGGCGAGATTATCCCTGAGGAAACACTTCACAACATTCTTGAGTCAGGAAAGCTGTCTGCAAGTTCTCTTGGGCTCCAGCCTTATAAAATTCTGGTGGTGGAAAGTGAAAACATGAGACAGAAACTCATCCCCGCCTTCTACAATCCTTCGCAGATCTCCACCTGCTCTCATTTGATCGTCATTATTTCAAAAAAAACAGTTGAGGAAACCTACATTACCGGGTACTTTAAGCATATTTCGGAAGTGAGGGAAACCCCTCTGGAGCAGCTCGATTTATTCAGAAACAGTATCAGCCAGCATATTAATCAGAAAAACCAGGATGAGATTTTCAACTGGGCAGAAAAACAATCTTACATCGTACTGGCCAATTTAATGTATGCGGCCGCTATCGAAGGGATCGACACCTGCCCCATGGAAGGTTTCCGGCACGATGTGATAGAGAGCATTTTAGGTATCGATCCGGAGACAGAAAAAGTAACCGTCACCCTCGCATTAGGCTACCGTTCTGAGGAAGACTATTTCCAGCACATGAAAAAAGTAAGAAAACCAAACGAAAAATTGTTTAAATTTATCTAA
- a CDS encoding T9SS type B sorting domain-containing protein, with protein MKKNILYNLSVLLVFLSGLFSAQTYQLVGNPVNITGWDLVSSATVNNDFIQLTQDIGSQYGAIKLTDPINLKYCDKWKVEFDFRIDGNGTTQFGRGDGFTFWYLANPPTGFVSGGGLGIPANANGLMVGFDIFNNTTEGQMSKVHVLYGTNNGTNNNIEYNNTPGSTFHSNDLNPTQPFVGATYKHVEVNGETDPANAANWLIKIRIDGVLIVDQSFAPSGNAIGMTTGYFGFSAATGGASARHSIKNAKIFIDKVPILTNTITPFVCVNPATGNGSVDLTSFQNQFVANPANYIFSYYGPGGVQITTPANYQYTAGTTTISVVVKDPSSTLCDNGDGKIVLNPSPFSADDVTLTGCNNNNAGGAIFDLTAAPFTTVPGVTMQFYNSMYDLNNNINQIQNPNAFFSPAAVIYAKVTTPQGCIDTAKVTLNLFPVVVVNDATLRSCFIESTPSLSSFNLTVAAVTTQTGITKKYYPSVTDAENETNEITTPTAYISPNGVVYIKVTNGNGCYAIAKVTLTVLAPVYSNVLKDKIICMEDKTSLDAGSGFASYEWSTGATTQVISNAGVGTYWVKLKTGECVATQTVKVFASEQPVIKNVDISNNTATINVIGGTPPYRYSADGINWQDSNVFKNLSRGDHEIYVKDDYDCEPIHITIVVPNLINVITPNGDGINDVIDYSALAGKKNLVFTIFDRYGAKIHQADQSNKYRWDGTIAGRKVPTGSYWYSVTWNENDKNSTPFKYSGWILVKNRE; from the coding sequence ATGAAAAAAAATATACTCTACAATCTTTCAGTACTCCTTGTCTTTTTGTCAGGATTATTTTCAGCACAAACGTATCAACTTGTTGGAAATCCTGTTAACATTACCGGCTGGGATCTTGTTTCCAGCGCTACGGTAAATAATGACTTCATACAGCTTACCCAGGATATCGGCAGCCAGTATGGTGCTATAAAATTAACTGATCCCATCAACCTTAAGTATTGTGATAAATGGAAGGTGGAGTTTGACTTCAGAATCGACGGAAACGGAACTACACAGTTTGGCAGAGGAGACGGATTTACATTCTGGTATTTAGCCAATCCGCCAACAGGGTTTGTCTCAGGAGGAGGCCTCGGAATTCCGGCTAACGCCAACGGACTCATGGTAGGTTTCGACATTTTCAACAATACCACAGAGGGGCAAATGAGTAAAGTTCACGTTTTATACGGAACCAATAATGGCACTAACAACAATATTGAATATAACAATACGCCCGGAAGCACTTTCCATTCCAACGATCTCAATCCTACCCAACCCTTTGTAGGTGCTACCTACAAGCATGTTGAAGTTAACGGAGAAACAGATCCCGCCAATGCCGCTAACTGGCTTATCAAAATCAGAATTGATGGGGTACTGATCGTAGACCAATCCTTTGCTCCGTCGGGGAATGCCATCGGGATGACGACAGGATATTTCGGCTTCTCGGCTGCAACAGGCGGAGCCAGCGCCAGACATTCGATTAAAAACGCAAAAATATTCATCGATAAAGTTCCTATTTTAACCAATACCATTACACCGTTTGTATGTGTAAATCCGGCTACAGGAAACGGATCTGTGGATCTGACGTCTTTTCAGAATCAGTTTGTAGCAAATCCTGCCAATTATATTTTCTCCTATTACGGTCCCGGCGGAGTCCAGATTACAACCCCTGCCAACTATCAATATACCGCAGGCACCACCACCATTTCAGTGGTTGTAAAAGACCCCTCCTCTACCCTGTGTGATAATGGCGACGGTAAAATTGTATTAAACCCATCTCCTTTCTCAGCAGATGATGTGACATTAACCGGATGTAACAACAACAATGCCGGCGGGGCAATATTTGACCTGACTGCTGCACCGTTTACCACAGTTCCGGGCGTTACCATGCAGTTTTATAACAGCATGTATGATCTGAACAACAATATCAATCAGATTCAGAATCCAAATGCATTCTTTTCGCCGGCAGCAGTAATCTATGCTAAAGTGACTACCCCTCAGGGTTGCATCGACACCGCAAAAGTAACCTTAAACCTGTTTCCGGTCGTGGTTGTCAATGACGCCACCTTAAGATCCTGCTTTATTGAATCAACCCCTTCCCTTTCATCATTTAACCTTACAGTAGCAGCCGTAACCACGCAAACAGGAATTACTAAAAAATACTATCCTTCTGTAACTGATGCAGAGAACGAAACCAATGAAATTACGACCCCTACCGCTTATATCTCTCCAAACGGAGTAGTATATATAAAAGTGACTAACGGAAACGGATGCTATGCCATTGCAAAAGTAACCCTGACAGTACTTGCCCCTGTTTATTCCAATGTATTGAAAGATAAGATTATCTGCATGGAAGATAAAACGTCTCTGGATGCCGGGTCTGGCTTTGCAAGCTACGAGTGGAGCACCGGAGCAACGACCCAGGTTATCAGCAATGCAGGCGTCGGCACCTACTGGGTAAAATTAAAAACAGGAGAATGCGTTGCCACACAGACAGTAAAAGTATTTGCTTCCGAACAACCTGTCATTAAGAATGTGGACATTTCCAATAATACTGCCACCATTAATGTTATCGGAGGTACTCCGCCTTACAGATATTCGGCGGACGGAATTAACTGGCAGGATTCGAATGTATTCAAAAATCTGTCGAGAGGAGACCACGAAATCTACGTAAAGGATGATTATGACTGTGAACCGATCCATATTACGATTGTCGTCCCAAATCTGATCAATGTGATCACTCCCAACGGAGACGGAATCAATGATGTTATAGACTATTCAGCTTTAGCCGGTAAAAAGAATTTGGTTTTCACTATTTTTGACCGGTATGGAGCGAAAATCCACCAGGCAGACCAATCCAATAAGTACCGTTGGGACGGAACAATTGCAGGAAGAAAAGTACCTACCGGGAGCTACTGGTACTCTGTAACATGGAACGAAAATGACAAAAACAGTACGCCGTTTAAATATTCCGGCTGGATCTTGGTGAAAAACAGAGAATAA